The Silene latifolia isolate original U9 population chromosome Y, ASM4854445v1, whole genome shotgun sequence sequence GACCCCATGCAAGGACTCCTTCCCCTCTACCTCGTGTGTCCGAGGAGGAAATGGAGTGGCTCATTGCTCAAAACGAGGCCCTCACCGAAGCTCTTAGGAATGTCACTTGTGAAACAGATGCGGCAATGGATGCCTCGGCCGTCAGCATCGCCATCTCACGCCACCACCCCACCAAGTACCTTGGGGTAGGGGAGCCTTACCTTTTTAGCGATTGGGTAAGAGAGATAGAGAATGTGTTCGAGGTAGTGAGGTGCCAGGAAGAGCTTAAGGTGGAGCAAGCCGCCTTCTACTTGGGAGGACTTGCAGGAGGTTGGTGGTACAAGGAACAGGAAGCTATGAAAAACTTCTATGAAGAGAGGGGCGAAGCCGCTATCCCTTGGCCCGATTTCAAGATGGAAATGAGGAATGAGTTCATCCCCGAGCATGTGAGGGGTAAGCTTCGAGTGGAATTCGACCGGTTCGTTATGACCGATGTTGTGACCGTGCAAGACTACTACATCCGCTTTTGTGAGCTCGCTACTTACGTGGAGGGCCTTCACCTTAGGCAATCTCATTTGGCTCTCAAGTTTGAGGGAGGTTTGACCGTCAAGCTCTTGGAGAAGCTCACTCTCGGAGATTTGTCTAGTGTGAAAGAAGTCTATGATAGGGCCGGTAATACAGAGAGGCTACTAGATGTCGCCAAGGATGCTAAGGATAGGTCCGGGGAGAAAATGAGGAATGAAGGTGAAGGAGGGTATCAACCCAAGAAGATTACTTTTAACCAATCCAAGTCATACTCGGGAGGAGCACAAGAAAATAGCTTTGGAGGGACAAGAAACTTTGGGAATAAGGCCGCTAGTGAAGGACAAGGGTTAAGGTGCTATAATTATGGTGGCCTCGGTCACAAAAGGGTGGAATGCACTAGTGCTCAAAAGGGACATAACCGGAGATTTGGACAAGGAAACTCTTACCACACCCCTTCCCAAAGTGGAGCAAGCAACCGGAACTCGGGAGCTTGGATTAACCCAAGGAATGCTAATCCTAACTTCAATGGCGGAAACAATCAGGTAAACTTCAACTGGGGAACACCATCAAGGGCAACAAGCTATGCGGGCGGCAATACTTCTGGGAACAGGCCAACTCAACCGGCTAGCACGGTTCAAGGAGCACCCAAGACTAGTGGAAAACTCTTTGCCATGGACAGGAGGAGTGCCAAGGAAGACGCTCACGTTGtatccggtacatttcttgttaactcTCACCCATGCTTTGTTTTATTTGACTCGGGGGTCGTACATTATTACGTGTCTAGGAGCCGTGTAGCGACCTTAGGATTGGGGGAGGGTGAACTAGCCAAAGATGACGTGaccataccttcgggggagtctatTACATGttcaaagatttacaaagaagtACCCATCTTAATTTATGAAACAAATTTTCCGGTAGATCTTTTAGAATTTCCTTTGGAGGGGTTTGAGATAATTCTAGGAATGGAATTGTTGAGTAAACACAGAGCCAAAATAGATTACTATCAAAAGAAGATTGCTTTGAAAGGACCTAAGGGTATTAGGATGTCATACAAGGGTTACCTAGTCAATTCTAAGGTAAAACTAGTTTTGGTGATAACCCTAAAGACTTGCCTAAAGAAGAATTGCCCAATGATTTTATGTCACGTGTGGGATACTAGTGTGGAGAGGCCCAAGCTAGGgatataccggtggtgggagaattTGAGGATGTATTTCCGGAGGAATTGCCCGGATTACCTCCACCGAGAGGTGGAGTTCGGAGTGGACTTGAGACCGGGTGTGGGACCTATTTCTAAGGCCCCTTACCGGATGGTTCCAAAGAAGCTAGAAGAATTCAAGAAACAACTTCGGGAATTAGCGGACAAAGGGTACATTAGATcgagtgtttcaccttggggaggACCGGTTCtatttgtaaagaagaaggatggaactttgagattgtgcattgactaTGGGGAGTTGAACAATGTTACCATAAAAAAATTaccctctaccaaggattgatgacttgtttgaccaACTTAGTGGAGCCGGAGTGTTTTCAAAGATTTACCTACGTTCGGGCTATCACCAATTGAAGATCAAAGATGAGGATATCCCAAAGACCGCTTTTAGATCAAGATATAGACATTATGAGTTcgtggtaatgccgtttggactaACAAATGCACCGGCCTCTTTCATGGACCTTATGAACAGGGTGTTTAGTCCGTACTTagacaagttcgtggtggtattcatagatgatatcttggTCTACTCCAAGACCAAAGAAGAGCATGGGGAGCACCTAAGGATAGTATTGCAAACCTTGAGAGAGAACCAACTTTATGCAAAGCTTTGTAAGTGTAAGTTTTggctagagaaagtggctttctTGGGCCATATCGTGTCAAAAGAAGGAGTTGTCGTAGATCCCACCAAGATTGAGGACGTGTCTAGGTAGGTAGCACCCAAGAATATAACGGAGGATAGAAGTTTCTTAGGCCTAGccgggtactatcgtcggtttgtgaaagacttctctAAGATTGCAAGACCTTTGACATCGTTAATGAAGAAGGAGAGCCGTTTCAAGTGGGAAGAATGTTGTGAGACGGCCTTCTTAACTCTAAAAGAGCGCCTAACCACGGCTCCGGTTTTAGCCTTGCCGGAAGGAAGTGAAAATTTTGAGGTTTACACCGATACATCAAAGAATGGCTTCGGGTGTGTACTTATGGAAAATGGTAGGGTCATAGCCTACGCATCAAGACAATTGAAGACTCATGACGAGAATTACCGGACTCACGACTTAGAATTGGGAGCCGTTGTTTTTGAAttgaagatttggaggcattacttGTATGgaacaacctttaaggtgttttccgacCACAAAATTTTGAAGTACATTTATacccaaaaggagttgaatatgaggcaaaggagATGGATTGAGttaattggggattatgacatggaaatactttaccatgaagggaaagctaatgtgaaggtcgatgccttgagtaggaaatCAGTGCACTCCTTATGTACCGCCTTGTCTATGATAAGATTGAAGGAAGAAGTAAAGGAAATGGATATTCATATGATAATAAATGGGGAATCAATTGGACACTTAACTCTAGAACCCGAGTTATATGAGGAGATTCGGGAAAGGCAAGCAAATGATGTGAAGATCCATGAATGTAAAGGAGTATTAGATAAGGGGGAACCTTCAAGGTTTGAGTTACATATGGATGGGAGCCTTAGATTCAAAGGGAGATGGTGCGTGCCAAGTGATGAAGAGCTTAAGAAGAAGATAATGAATGAAGCTCATAATACACCATACTCGGTGCACCTGGGTGGTGACAACCTATATAAAGACCTCAAGAAAGCCTTTTGGTGGCCAAATATAAAAAGAGAAGTGGCAGAATTTGTGGCAAGGTGTTTGACTTGCCAAAGAGTAAAAGGGGAACACAAGAGACCACAAGGGAAGGTGAAACCTTAGATGTGCCGGAATGGAAATGGGAGTCAATCTCGATGGACTTTATAGTGGACTTACTGAGGACCCAAAAAgggaacaacatgatttgggttatCGTGGATAGactaaccaagtcggctcacttcattccaatgaaggatacttggagcaAGGTAGAACTATCTAGTGCATATTGCAATTATGTGGTCAAGGTTCATGGATTCCCAAAAGACATTGTTTTGATCGAGATTCGCGGTTCATCTCAAGGTTTTGGCTAGAGATCCAAAGATCCTTGGATACTAAATTGAAAATGAGTACGGCCTTTCATCCTGCGACGGACGAACAAACGGAAAGGACAATCCAAATGTTGgaagacatgttgagggcttgtgttctAAAATTTGGAGGTTCATGGGAATAAAGGTTACACTTGATCGAATTCTCCTACAAAAATAGCTACCATGCTAGCATTGGTATGGCCCCATTTGAGGCTCTATATGAGAGGAAATGCCAAAGTCCGATATGTTAGGACGATAGTACCGAAGCCATGATTTAAGGGCCCCAAATGATCCAAGATATGGTTGATCAAGTCCATGTAATCCGTGAGAAGATGAGAGCCgcacaagataggcaaaagagctacgccgacttgagGAGGAGTGACATAGAATTTGCGGTAGGAGACAAGGTATTACTCAAGGTTTCACCCATGAGAGGAGTCATGAAATTCGGAAAAAGAGGCAAgttgagccaaaagttcattggctCCTATGAAATCATGGATAGAGtcggggaagtggcttatcgtttagCACTTCCACTGGCCTTGGACCGAGTTCACAATGTATTCCATGTATCTCAATTGCGTAAGTACATAAGTGATCCCTCTCACGTGCTCGAAGCAGAGAAGATTTAACTTGATGATGCCCTAACATATGTGGAAACACCCAAGGAAATCCTAgtccgaaaggttaggaagacaagACATGGTGAGACAATCTTGGTGAAAGTGTTGTGGTCCAATCACCTTGTGGAGGAGGCCACTTGGGAGAACATGAAAGAGCGATACCCTCACCTTttcgagcaggtatgagtcggttacggggtcgtaaccatgtttctagaggAGTAGGGTGTACTACGCAAGTACCTTAAATAAAGTCTTCACTCTTTTCCCTTTAAGTATATGTAGTTCTAACATCGCACTTGGGTTAACACTAATCTTATATTTATCACGACTTGCCATAGTACacctttgggggggggggggggggttatatTTCATACCTAGTGTCGGGAGTGAACTTATGGGGCGAAGTTCTTTTAAAGGGGGTAGATTGTAATACCTCTTATTTATCCAAGTATAACTAGACCGAATAAAgaacccactcggccgagtgcagctccactcaaccgagtgggAGACCGAGTGAGCCAATACAGTAGGCTGGAAATCATGGAAAgtcggtcactcgaccgagtgaacatcCACTTGACAGAGTGGAGCCTCCACTCGATCTAGTGGgcttccactcgaccgagtgacggtCGAGTGAGTTTTACACGGGAAATGTTTGGTGAAGTGTCGCTTTCATAACCCTATCTTTTCAGATTTCCTACACCAAAACCCCTCTCATACACTATTCACCACTCTCTAAACTTCAccaacttctctctaaaactctccaccttcaaatcctctcaaaaccctaaGTTTCCATAGAAGATTTCTTGCCTCCTTAGCCTTTCTCCATTATTGTAAATTGATCTacacttcttcttctcttctttcttgtCTTAACAACTTTATTTAGTTAGTAAGTTAATCTTTACTTAGTTATGTTGTAAGAATTCAAGGGGTTAAGTTAGTATGTTGTTATAATATATTGTAGTGTTAATTATAATAACTAACATGTGTAGGAAGCTTCATGGAGGAGCATTTTTGGGGATTAGCTTGTGGGATTGTGAAGATAAGctcaaggtagggtttccctacttatcTATGGTGTTATGagtgtttaattgtgcatttaaTATCATTAATTATATTTATCTCAtagtagttgcattataacatgtgttggataattagggtttggtacaTATTGTGGTCTCATAATGATTTTGGGAAGAATTACGATTCTACAATTGATACGCGTTATTCGCCGACGATCTCTGGTGCTGATCAAAGGTAAATTTTCTCCATCAATgaatcaaacgaaggatccccttaaaagctacatgaagagagCGATACAAGGATGACCCGAATTGTCATATcatgttttgagatccctagttttACGAGAGGAATTTGTCCTTTGGCTTCTATTAGATTTGTTTTTTTCGATTATACCTATCTCTTATAAGTGCCGTTTGGcgatttattaatgaattgatctTTTCCTTCAAAAAAAATTAAGTGTGGCTTTTAGGTCTTCTAATACCCGCCCATCTCGCTAAATTagcaaaagaataaatgaataatattataCTACCTGTACATATATAAGAGTAAGTCACTTCAAGCAAATTCAAACATGAAGAATAGCACAATCTAAAGATACTTATATAACCTCTTAAATTTATCCTCCCAAAGATTCCTAATTTGTCAACACTATAAATCGACACattataaatttataaatttCACCCTAAAACACGTCTATCCGCACTTTCATTGTAACACCcgtgaattttccattttgacatttaaaatttattaaaccgtttgagtgctttattttatattttcgaattattcaatttaattaattttatgtcaaatgCGATTTCTatgaacgtattatataaaagctcgtttatataaaaaatacGTACGATATTTAtgaagcataatttatataagaatttatgtatacatatttttggtggaCAAAGAATAGtgatgaataataataatctatgtcttaaattccgtctagctatagaccgtcacattttcacttGTGAGTCTaacctttctcgacctatcctatattGACAACACAACGCACCCACCTAACAtcctacactctacttttaaaatatctctattattattattattattattattattatcatcatcatcatcatcatcatcatcatcatcatcatcatcatcatcatcatcatcatcatcatcatcatcatcatcatcatcatcatcatcatcattattagtattattattattattagtattagtattattagtattagtattattagtattagtattattattattagtattgttattattagtattattagtattagtattattagtattattagtattagtattattagtattagtattatta is a genomic window containing:
- the LOC141630848 gene encoding uncharacterized protein LOC141630848 — protein: MPRPHARTPSPLPRVSEEEMEWLIAQNEALTEALRNVTCETDAAMDASAVSIAISRHHPTKYLGVGEPYLFSDWVREIENVFEVVRCQEELKVEQAAFYLGGLAGGWWYKEQEAMKNFYEERGEAAIPWPDFKMEMRNEFIPEHVRGKLRVEFDRFVMTDVVTVQDYYIRFCELATYVEGLHLRQSHLALKFEGGLTVKLLEKLTLGDLSSVKEVYDRAGNTERLLDVAKDAKDRSGEKMRNEGEGGYQPKKITFNQSKSYSGGAQENSFGGTRNFGNKAASEGQGLRCYNYGGLGHKRVECTSAQKGHNRRFGQGNSYHTPSQSGASNRNSGAWINPRNANPNFNGGNNQVNFNWGTPSRATSYAGGNTSGNRPTQPASTVQGAPKTSGKLFAMDRRSAKEDAHVVSGTFLVNSHPCFVLFDSGVVHYYVSRSRVATLGLGEGELAKDDVTIPSGESITCSKIYKEVPILIYETNFPVDLLEFPLEGFEIILGMELLSKHRAKIDYYQKKIALKGPKGIRMSYKGYLVNSKVKLVLVITLKTCLKKNCPMILCHVWDTSVERPKLGIYRWWENLRMYFRRNCPDYLHREVEFGVDLRPGVGPISKAPYRMVPKKLEEFKKQLRELADKGYIRSSVSPWGGPVLFVKKKDGTLRLCIDYGELNNVTIKKLPSTKD